A genomic window from Triticum urartu cultivar G1812 chromosome 7, Tu2.1, whole genome shotgun sequence includes:
- the LOC125519974 gene encoding transcriptional elongation regulator MINIYO-like has protein sequence MIRGVTLLKVLSKYNRQTCLNFVNNGVFHQAMWQWYLPAYTLKDWIKPGKEQCKLSSAMMVEQLRFWRTCISYGFCISHFTDFFPVLCLWLSPPVFQNLSEHNVLSEFSSIARESFLVLGALAQRLPLLHSAEQFGKQDMGVPGSYGEMWSWSHVVPMINSALSWLHLSDIPYLCSLINGQSENTTHTPEQSCLVLLISSVLGMLNSTLERISPEGTPDSRSYCLPWIPDFVPKIGLGIITNGFFSFSCTEVVGHEEQLPSRGVSLVQGLCHLRCWGDVDASLSSTSCLQRLVQLTCSVDRVIQRATTNSSEHLKESKAGLAGKILQEGISSLWHNDLLNFLTSLLPLISSQWPVLKNIEMFGRGGLAPGVGFGWGTCGGGFWSLKCLLAQLDSQLVLELIKIISAAPEGLVTLSKGANSDNVTNPFANASERISPVLGVSLIAGPGQISTLERAFDILFQPSVLKCLKSSIHCLASQMKLPKTFQWDITEDEYQHFSSVLNSHFRSRWLAIKKKNPDKHARNNSAINKPKVPEMLETIQEEMELTEVINPPCSTLVLEWAHQRLPLPVHWILSSICCSDDADVSRAGLIFLLGLEAVSAAPSLDVPLVWKMHALSASVRTNMDLLQEDRSKDVFEALQELYGQRLDMLCQKYYRSHSANNDEVVGSMATAEEVKVTSTYEILRFKEKIHESYTTFVESVVDQFAAVSYGDVIFGRQVAIYLHRSVETTVWLAAWNALSTAYVLELLPPLDKCIGDVKGYLEPLEDDEGILESYAKSWTSGILDKAARRDSMSFTLAKHHLSGFIFRCGASVKVRNKMVKSLLRCYSQKQHHEAMLQGLVLQGVPRDSQYGDEVGRRIEILKDACEMNSSLLAEVQRLKSSIEGAIS, from the exons ATGATCAGAGGGGTTACTTTGTTGAAG GTTTTATCCAAATACAACAGACAAACATGCTTGAATTTTGTGAACAATGGAGTTTTTCATCAGGCAATGTGGCAGTGGTACTTACCGGCTTATACCCTTAAGGATTGGATAAAACCTGGAAAGGAACAATGCAAGTTGAGTTCAGCAATGATGGTCGAGCAACTGCGGTTTTGGAGAACCTGTATTTCTTATGGATTTTGCATATCACACTTCACAGATTTCTTTCCTGTTCTATGCCTGTGGCTCAGCCCTCCAGTGTTCCAGAATCTAAGTGAACACAATGTTCTTTCTGAGTTTAGTTCAATTGCAAGAGAGTCGTTTCTTGTATTAGGAGCTCTGGCACAAAGGCTGCCGCTTCTTCATTCAGCGGAGCAGTTTGGCAAGCAAGATATGGGAGTTCCTGGCAGTTATGGTGAGATGTGGTCTTGGAGTCATGTAGTTCCAATGATAAATTCGGCGCTGTCTTGGTTACATCTAAGTGATATTCCCTACTTGTGTTCACTGATCAATGGGCAGAGTGAGAATACAACACATACACCGGAGCAAAGCTGCCTGGTTTTGTTGATTTCTTCTGTACTAGGCATGCTTAATTCGACATTGGAAAGAATATCACCAGAGGGTACTCCTGATAGTAGAAGTTACTGCTTGCCTTGGATACCGGACTTTGTCCCCAAAATTGGCCTGGGGATAATTACTAACGGGTTTTTCAGCTTCTCGTGCACTGAAGTTGTCGGGCATGAGGAGCAGCTGCCGTCCCGTGGTGTATCGTTGGTGCAGGGGCTTTGTCATCTGAGATGCTGGGGTGATGTTGATGCATCACTATCTTCCACAAGTTGCCTTCAAAGATTAGTGCAGCTAACCTGTTCTGTTGACAGAGTGATCCAGAGAGCGACAACAAATAGTTCTGAGCATCTCAAAGAATCTAAAGCAGGGCTAGCTGGCAAGATACTACAAGAAGGCATTTCCAGTTTATGGCATAATGACTTGTTGAACTTTCTAACTTCGCTGTTGCCATTGATTTCCTCACAGTGGCCTGTATTAAAGAACATAGAGATGTTTGGTAGAGGAGGACTAGCTCCTGGTGTTGGGTTTGGCTGGGGGACGTGCGGGGGTGGGTTTTGGTCTCTGAAATGCCTACTTGCACAACTGGATTCACAGTTGGTCCTAGAGTTGATAAAAATTATCTCTGCTGCGCCAGAAGGCCTTGTTACCCTCAGTAAAGGTGCAAACTCGGATAATGTAACTAATCCATTTGCCAACGCTTCAGAGAGAATCAGTCCTGTCCTTGGTGTATCTTTGATTGCCGGACCTGGCCAGATCTCTACCTTGGAGAGAGCCTTTGATATCCTCTTCCAACCTTCAGTTCTGAAATGTCTCAAATCCTCCATACATTGTCTGGCTTCTCAAATGAAATTACCAAAAACTTTTCAGTGGGACATAACTGAGGATGAGTATCAGCATTTTAGCAGTGTGCTAAATTCACATTTCAGATCCAGATGGTTGGCCATCAAGAAGAAGAATCCAGACAAACATGCAAGAAACAACAGTGCCATAAATAAGCCAAAAGTACCAGAAATGTTGGAGACGATTCAAGAGGAAATGGAGTTAACAGAAGTTATAAATCCCCCCTGCAGCACGTTAGTTCTAGAGTGGGCACACCAGAGACTGCCTCTTCCTGTGCATTGGATTCTAAGTTCAATCTGCTGCAGTGATGATGCTGACGTTTCAAGAGCTGGTCTTATCTTTTTATTGGGTCTGGAAGCTGTTTCAGCTGCCCCATCTCTTGATGTTCCTTTGGTTTGGAAAATGCATGCACTTTCTGCCTCTGTCCGCACTAACATGGACTTGCTTCAAGAAGATAGAAGCAAGGATGTTTTTGAGGCTTTGCAAGAATTGTATGGCCAGCGTCTGGACATGTTATGTCAGAAATATTATAGATCTCACTCTGCTAATAATGATGAGGTTGTAGGATCTATGGCCACTGCTGAAGAAGTAAAAGTAACTAGCACTTACGAAATTCTCAGATTCAAGGAGAAAATTCATGAGAGCTACACTACTTTTGTGGAGAGTGTTGTAGATCAATTTGCAGCTGTCTCATATGGGGATGTTATTTTTGGTCGGCAAGTGGCCATTTATTTGCATAGAAGTGTTGAGACTACGGTTTGGCTGGCAGCCTGGAATGCATTGTCTACTGCTTATGTGCTTGAACTGTTGCCTCCACTAGACAAATGCATTGGTGACGTTAAAGGATACTTGGAGCCTCTTGAG GATGACGAAGGAATCTTGGAGTCTTACGCCAAATCATGGACATCTGGTATCCTGGACAAGGCTGCCCGGAGGGATTCCATGTCGTTCACACTAGCGAAGCATCATCTGTCTGGTTTCATTTTCCGGTGTGGTGCTTCCGTCAAAGTGCGCAACAAGATGGTCAAGTCGCTCCTCCGGTGCTACTCCCAGAAGCAGCACCACGAG GCTATGCTCCAGGGTCTCGTTCTGCAAGGCGTCCCACGGGATTCGCAGTACGGCGATGAAGTTGGCCGGAGGATTGAGATCTTGAAGGATGCCTGTGAGATGAACTCTTCCCTCTTGGCCGAGGTTCAAAGGCTGAAGTCATCGATCGAGGGAGCTATTAGTTAG